From the Oncorhynchus kisutch isolate 150728-3 linkage group LG27, Okis_V2, whole genome shotgun sequence genome, the window GTGTGAATGAGGAGGtagtcttttttttattttttttagatCTGATAACCATTAAggtgaaatgtttttttggggggggttccTCCACGATATTCTGACGTTCTCCCTGTTTTGGTTTATGGTTGAACTGTGACAGGTGTTTAAGAACGCGTACATCCCACGCACACTTACAGAAGTGAGCCACTACGAACGTGACGTGGATGCCATGAAAGACCACGAGTCCTCGCACAACATGCAGAATGACAACGTGAGTTGACTAAAACCCGGACGTCACCGCTCAAACACACCATTCTGATACCAAAGTAGTCGACTTTGTCAACAACCCCCTAACTCATGGTTCGCTTTACAGGTTTCTCTACTTCCTGATatttattgttactttttttcAGTAGCAATGTGATTGAGCCAGCCCCTACACTGTGATTTATTAATCTGGCTCTTCTGTGTTAATGGCTGTGATCTCTTTTGATATAGATCCTCTACCAGACAGTGACGGGCCTGAAGAAGGATCTGTCTGGAGTTCAGACAGTAAGTCATACTCAATTGCCACCCTTTTCCCTTGTGAATTGGCAGCAAAGGTTGCGTGTCAATTAGAGgttgatatttttttttatagaggTATGGCTTTCTGTGGCAACTGTCAACTGAAATAAACAGATTTTAATAATGGCTTCTATTGAGAATAAAGTCATGTGTGGTTGTGAATATTTTTACCATGACCCTGCATGAGTTGAGGAATGGTAAGTAGTATGATTGTTTGACTGTTGTAAATGTTTAATTGTTGACTGTTATTTCGTCCCTCCGTTTGTAGGTACCTGCCTTGCTCCAGGACTGTGATGTAGAGGAGAGCTCAAGTTCAGAGGATGAAGATGAAGATGAGGATGGTGGCAAGCAGGAGTCTGTGGGAGAGGAGTCTCAGATTGACAAGAAGGTATGTTTCTATTTAAAACTGTGAAGGTGAATTTGTCAAGTAGTCTTGCAATATTTAACTGCTATCagcagattttaaaaaacaaacatctaaaaattaaaaataaaatatggaaATTACACAATTGACCATCAGAGGGAGTGAGCACCTTGTGGTTATTTTAACCCTGCAACTGTGCCCACTACTTTTAGGTTATTACATGGCCTATACAAAACTAAATCTGGAGCATGTTCTGAAAATATCCCATACTATTTCGATTTCTTTGTCTGAATTTAAGTCACCTAAAATTACATCAATGTTTTAATCTAACATTCTATACCCAAACCTGTTTCTGCATTTCTTAGGAGATGAAGAAACTGGCCAAGGAGGCCCAGagggaaaagagaaaaaacaaAACACCGAAACACGtgaagaagagaaaggagagggttTCAAAGATGAAGAAAGGCAAATGAGTGGACCCAGTAATCAAGAATACACCAGACCTAAACATGAACTTTTATCCCAGTGACTTCATGAACTGATGTAAACCTCCATGCTCAACAAACACAGGCCTTCAGTAACACTGTAGTGAAACTGGTGAACAGTTGTGCAGTATTAGGCcacactaacagacagtgaaaaaaATATGACATGTTTATTATATAAGAAGTATGTGGGCAAAATATTGTTGACCATGTCAGGTGTCATGCacagtgttttagtgttttaTGATAATCGCTATAGAAAAGCAGTTCAATTAaatgtgaaaaaatatataaatacacaaGTCTAAATGAAGTTGTACTTTAACTTGAAACATTTTACCAAAGAGGTTAAGGCTCTTCTATGTACAGTTACTACAACAGCTTGCAGGGCAGGTGCTCCTAATGGTCTGTACTAAAAGCTAGTCATTTGGAATCCAAAATAACTACATGAAAATTGTGGCTTGCAGCCAGTCCTCACATTGTATAGGGATGGAAATAATTAAACATTATTTACCATGAAATACTTAATTTCACTTTACTGATTTTATTGTCCCCATAGGGAAAATATATTTCTTCTGGAAACCAATTGCCTGCATTTGAATCCAAGacgttattttatttaaccaggttgagaacaagttctcatttacaactgcgacttggtcaagataaagcaaagcagtgtgacacaaacaccgttacacaatagaaaaaaagtctatatacagtgtgtgcaaatgaaggtaaggcaataaatgggccatagtggcaaaataattacaatttagcaattaatcactggagtgataaatttgcagaatgaatgtgcaagtagagatactggggtgcaaaggagcaaaaaaataaataacagtatggggatgaggtatttggatgggctatttacagatgcagtgatctgtaacctgctctgacagctggtacttaaagttggtgagggagatatgagtctccaccttcagtgatttttgcgatttgttccagtcattggcagcagagaactggaaagaaaggcagccaaaagaggaattggctttggggataaccagtgaaatatacctgctggcgcgtgtgctacgggtgggtgttgctatgatgaccagtgagctgagataaggcggggctttacctagcaaagacttatgacctggagccagtgggtttgtcgaCGAATACGAAGCGAGGGGCAGGGGCaggcaacgagagcatacaggttgcagtggtgggtagtatatggggctttggtgacaaaacggatggcactgtgatagactgcatccaatttgctgagtagtgctggaggctattttgtaaatgacattgccgaagtcaaggattggtaggatagtcagttttatgagggtatatttggcagcatgagtgaaggatgctttgttgcgaaataggaagccaattctagatttaactttggattggagatgttttatgtgagtctggaaggagagtttacagtctaaccagacaccaaggtatgtgtagatgtccacatattctaagtcagaaccatcgagtagtgatgctagacgggcaggcaggtgctggtagcgattggttgaagagcatgcacttagttttacttgcatttaagagcagttggaggccacagaaggagtgttgtatgacattgaagctcgtctggaggttaggtaacacagtgtccaaagaagggccagaagtatacagaatggtgtcgtctgcgtagaggtggatcagagaatcaccagcagcaagagcgacatcattgatgtatacagagaaaagagtcggcccgagaattgaaccctgtggcaccacattagagactgccagaggcccggacaacaggccctccgatttgatacactgaactctgtctgagaagtagttggtgaaccaggcgaggcaatcatttgagaaaccaagtctgccgataagaatgtggtgagtGACAGAGTTGAAAGTCTTGGTCAGGtctatgaatacagctgcacagtattgtctcttatcgatggaggttatattgttcaggaccttgagcgtggctgaggtgcatccatgaccagctcggaaaccagattggatagcggagaaggtacggtgggattcgaaatggtcggtgatctgtttataacttggctttcaaagaccttagaaagacagggtaggatagatataggtctgtagtagtttgggtctagtgtctccccccttgaagagggggatgaccgcagcagctttccaatctttgggaatctcagacgatacgaaagagaagttgaacaggctagtaataggggttgcaacaatttcggctgatcattttagaaagagagggtccagattgtctagcccagcgggtttgtaggggtccagattttgcagctccttcagaacatcagctatctggatttgggtgaaggagaaatgggggaggcttgggcaaattgctgtggggggggggggggggggggggtgcagggctgttgagggtaggggtggccaggtggaaagcatggccagccatagaaaaatgctttttgaaattctcaacTATTGCGGATTTATCgttggtgacaatgtttcctagcctcagtgcagtgggtagttgggaggaggtgctcttattctccatggactttagtgtcccagaacttttgggagtttgtgctgcaggatgcacatttctgtttgaaaaagctaaccttagctttcctaactgcctgtgtatattggttcctaacttccctgaaaagttgcatttcGCAGGGGCCATTGGATGCTTAACCATTGTGGGGTGTCGCCAATGCTTTGAGCAATTACTTTTGCGCAGACAAACTGTTGTGCAAAATGTGTTGTATTGAGCTGTGAAAATGTATTCACCCCATTTCTGATACTGAATGTTAACAGATCTTCAAGCAAAACCTGCTATTAGATAAAGGGAAGCTGAGTTTATAAACTATACTAATTTAAAGTTATGtaacacccaattcccctgtgtggaaaaagtaattgcccccttacactgagttttttatttatttaacatttttaactaggcaagtcagttaacaaattcttgcaatgacggcctagaaacagtgggttaactgccttgttcaggggcagaacgacagatgttttaccttgtcagctcgggggattggatctagcaacctttcggttactggcccaaagttCTAaccacactaggctacctgccgtcatTAACTGCCACCAAAAGCTTCCTGTCGTTGTCGATTggtctctcacatcgctgtggaggaattttggcccattctccaatgcagaactgctttaactcagtgaCATTTTGGGGCGTTTTCAAGCATGAACCACTCCTTTCAAGGTCTGCCACATCTcaaaacttcaaatttgttgattttgaaccattttcatgtagactttatttgctgcatgacccagctgcgcttcagctcacagacgaatggcctgacattctcctgtagaattatctgatacagagcagaattcgtggttccttctattaaggcaagtcgtccaggtcctgaggcagtaCACTTTCACCACCATGGTACGAGGTTCTTTCTGTGGAAAGCAGTAATTGGTTTGCTGGACATAATGGAACCCATCTCATCCAAAAAGTTGACTTAAGTTTGACAAAGCACGTAGATAGTCATCAAGACTCTAGGAAAACTGTTCTAGGGACGGACGACAGCTCCCATTAGGCCACTATGTACTGGTGACACCAGGAGGCCACCTCCACTATGTACTGGTGACACCAGGAGGCCACCTCCACTATGTACTGGTGACACCAGGAGGCCACCTCCACTATGTACTGGTGACACCAGGAGGCCACCTCCACTATGTACTGGTGACACCAGGAGGCCACCTCCCACTATGTACTGGTGACACCAGGAGGCCACCTCCACTATGTACACTTGTGCCCTGTATTTCCTGTTTGGGAGCAGTTGGCAAGGTGTACGAACACCCTGTGTGACCCCTTCACCTCCAGTCCTTGTATTTCTCCTACAAGTTTACATGCTATCAATCTGAGGAAAGATCACTTTTAACCAAGGTTAATTGAATTTGGAAAATGTATAATTTGAAAGTCAGATGATCTAAATATACACTTTAATTCAGGGTTTTCTTAAGGGAACACTGTCTAAACATTTGTTTATGATTTCCTTATGTAGACGTAAGTAAAGCTCTTTAAAATTGAGTCAACCTTATTGATTAAAATGGTCTGTTCGTCAGCACCTGAGGCTAAAATGTTTCTCAACACGCAGCTCTGTCTCCAAacgagtaccacagtatgagtcgtCTTACCTAGCgatcaaacaaaaaacaaatggttccaatcgtttttccaccattaatATCCCCCACCGGGAAAAATGACGAACACTTCAAATAAAGGGCTGCGTGACATTTGATaactgtaaatatatatttattattaaatGCTAATATGGCTATCGCAAAGAAATACAAATGCCATGATACCCTGGACAAGACTGCCATAGAGGAAAAAGTCAATCTCTCTAGTTCTTGCAATGTTACctaaatgtaataaataaattggctacatttcttaAATATTGataattctgtgaactgtcttgtgaaAGTTTtgaattgacacaatacctgttagcaaaggtgtcagctagagacgaggtgcaggagcttgcagggatttgtagtcttgcatgtctactttgatgctgaGTAGCATTTTTAAAATCAGAGTAAATAAAGCTTAATATATTGATAAATCACCTAGTCTTAGAATTACaaggttatcaaaacgtcatgccagggtaaACCTACACAATCAGCCCAAAATGTTCCAACATAGGGAATTGTAGAaccaattggaaccatttccccgTTTGACCACtggtttatttatatattttgagCTGAAATTGACATTTCAAACAGTGGATCCATGTACATaaataaaaccatttatttcctCCAACAAGTTATATTCAGTACATGTGCGATTTAAAATACACAGCAAAAAAAGTAttgatatttttttgttgttggtgtgCTGAACACTCCTCACATGGCAGTCCATAGAGAGGAAGCTGGATGGCTTTGGGCGGAgctaaggcacatgacagacatgAGACGATGGGCCCTAGTCCCTTCTCCCAGGTCCTCTTCTGTCCTTTTAAGAGATAAAATAACCGGACAGGTTGAAGCAACCATATGGTATGTGTATTATTCATTATATTTCCTTCCATCCTTTTAGATCACATTGAAAAGGGGCTAGATTAGGCAATAAACTGGGGTGTGCCAAACGTTTTGACACACCCTGCAATGTTGCATTGTGGGGGATCCAAAAGAAAACTGATTTCAAGATGGCGGTCTTTGGGGGGAGTCAACTCTTGGCCTGCTTCCTTTTCAGCACCAGCTCAGCCAAAAGTTTGTAACGAATCATACACTCCTCCTGAAAAACAGTATAGGTCCATCACCATCCAAAATTAAATCACGGTTTACCATCTCAGCTATTCATGACAATTTGAGTTTGGTTATTTCCATATTCTATCTACCTACATCTAACACTCATTGAAATTGCTTCAGGAAAGTATTCCAATTATAAAAAAGTTGACGGATCATGTCAATTACCACAGACAATATAGATTAGGCAAACTGTACACACGACTTAAATTGGGGCCGGCCAAACATTTTGACACACTCTGCAAtgttacattgtgtgtgtgtgtgtgtggggggggtgatCTCTCACCTTTCTCTTCCCCGGGACCACCTTGGCGATCCAGTCCCAGCGTTCCGTGGTGCCTCGCGGGTACTGCTGCAGGGCCAGCTCCAGAAGCTTCTGCTGGTTCTGGGTCCAGACGTCGTCAGTCTCTGCAGTGGCCTTCTCCTTGGACGGTTGTGGGACTGAAGAGGGGGGTGGACTCTGCTCCTCTCCGCTGTCCTTCTCAGCTGCAGCTGTGTAGTCAAAgtccctctgtctgtgtccctTAGCCTCAACCCCCGCCCTTCCACCCCCAGTCTTTTTACCTCTCCTCCTGACACCACCTGATTGGATGCCCTCTTCTTCGTCGGCAACGCCCCTGTATTCTGTCCCCTCTGTCATGGCTGCTGCCGGGGGCTGGGGGTCTTCACGCTGGGTCATTAAGCTGTCAGGTACGGTTCCGGCCCCAGCTATGGAGCCCTTTCCTGGGAAAGCGCTGCTGCCCTGGGCCTTGAGCTCAGAGAGTTTCACCAGCCCTGCATCAAAGAGGTACAAGTTAagatgctgtctctctgctgatgAATAaagttttccatttttttttaaaaagggGAAAATTTtctaaacacaacaacacaaaaatGGTGCAGTTGTCAGCACTCATTTCAGAACAAGTTTAAACTGGAATGGCTATATTCCAAACGTCATAGTCCCTAGTCTCCTCATGGACATTAAATACAAATGATGCTTCAGTATTGGGAGTAATATCCTGTATACATTTTCATCTCTTATTAAACATTGCATGATTGTagaagaaatgtaaaaaaaatgtgccATGCACGACAAGGCAAAAACCGAACAATAAAGTAGTCCATCACAGGTTACTGCAAAGGTCAAACAAgttaaagtttttaaaaaactgACTTACCTGATGTGTTGGTTTGACCATCTTTGACTTGTTTCACTTTTGCAGTAACCTGCAAAGGATCACAATATTTTGACACGTTTCTTTGACAAGCAACTATTCTCCTAAATTTCTAAACACAAAATGTTAATTTTGCTGTATATTTTTCTAAGACTGACAAAAACATTCCCTCCATTTAAGTCCAGAGTTTTCCATGCACCACCCATTCCCAATGTATACTCACATCGGTCACCGATCTTCCTAGTTCGTGGGCGATTTTCTCCCAGCGTCCAGGTGTTCCCCCAGGGAACTTGGCCATACTCCTTGTCAGAAGAGTGATGTCCTCTTCTGACCACTCCGGAGCCTGAAGAAACGACAAAACAAGATTAGATCAAAGGACCAGGCCATTTTGGCTTAGGGCTGCAAAATTCCAGAAACATTCCCAAAATTCCCAGTTTTTTACACAAATCCCTGTTGGGAAAAAAAGCAGGAATTTGAGGTATTTTGTTGAACATAACACTATAATGACCATCCAAAATCTATTCCATCTTGCCTGTTGCCTCAGATTCATGCAATTTACCTTACTTGATCCTAGAATAGGATATATTAGACAGATCAAACTCTGGTAACTGTCCAACTATACCTACAAATGGCAAATAAAACTAACTTTATAATCCAATATTTGGCTGAATTAAAAGAGCAGAGCTTTACTAATGTCATGGAAcaaacctttccacagagggaaaATATTGTGGACCCACCTTTTTCTTCTGAGACTTCTTATCCTCGAGCCAGTCATCCAGCTGGTTTTCGATCTCCTCGATAGACGTTCCCTGGTCGTACGCCAGTGAGTTTGCGCTGTCTGCGACTGTAAGGGAAGGCTCATAAACGGGGAACTCAAACTTCGGCTTCTTCACTTTGGATCGTTTCTCTTCTGTGGGAAGTGAGGAATGTGATGAGACAAGAGCACACGGCTGGGGACAATACAACTGATGCTCCTGGGAGGCACAGCGGTCGAAGACACTGcatgaggtgtcactacagacaccctggttcgaatccaggctgtatcacaaccagccgtgattgggagtcccataaggcggcgtcATCCGGGTttagccggtgtaggccgtcattgtaaataagaactgtcttgcctagttaaaggttaaatcatTTTTCTTTTCTACATTCAAACAGTTACTGAATTATTTCAGAAAAATAATTTTGCTctacaaataaaatgttttatgatgTCCTATTTTCTTGTTTGATCCAGcaaacctttatttatccaggcaggttaataaaataaaatcttaCTTTTAAATAAAGACCAGGCAAAAGTGAACAATCAGTCATAATTAGGCAGATAATTAAGTTGTCTACTTCAATCTTCTACAAGTCCTTACTTATTGTAGTAGCATCCTGTTCTGCCAGTGCCATGGCTTCCACTTCCTCTTTCTCTCGGATCTTCATCTCCTTACAATCTTTGTAATACTGTTTGGCGTCCTGTAGCACAGACAAAATTAAAGATAAATTGTCGCTCGCTGAGGATGCTGATAGGATCTTATCAATTGCCATtaaagaaataataataataataataataataatacacaaaTACTGTGATAGAAAATGTGCAATGAGAGGGAATACTTTCACTAGGCTCTGTATATGTTGGTCAATATaacacagctaagggctgttcctaGACTGTGAAGGTAAGAGAACTCGGTTTGGGTAAATTAGTTGGAGGACTACCTGTATGACATGGGGGAGGGACTTGACAGAGAGATAAAGCCAAGTGCTCAGCTTGAGTGGCAGGATATCCTGCCAATGAGGTTTGTCATGTGACCTGAAAGGAAAAGGACACGTGACCATGCTGAAGTGTACATACAACACACATGAATAAACTACACACTACATGCTAAACAAACAAAGGAGCAATATTCCAATGCGTTTTCCATGACATTTTCACATGCAACGAGCACTTCAAATGTTCTACTAATATACAGTTCCACCCCTTGAGAAGTTACGAATGAAGCGTCAAATTTTGCCATTTTgacaaaaaattataaaaagcaGTGCTGTATTATTATAATTCAATATGATATTTACTTGTGAAATTAGGAACACCCTGTGACACTCACCTCTCTATTTTTTCCTGTCCGATAAAACGCGTTTCTTCGGCACTCTTGCTACTcgtctttttcttcttctcttttttCTTCTTGCTCAGAAGTTCATCCTAGTAGGAGAAGCACCATGTGGAAGGAAGACGTCAAGCAGGTTATTAGAAATCTATGGGCGTCActttgctctctctcacacacacacacacacaaaaacaacttTTTATTTGCAGAATCTACTTGATTCAAGGGGAAACATTTTACTGCAAATCAATTACATTTATTATATGACAGAGGGAGAAATGTGACATCTCTTACATATTTAGTTTCAATAAGTTACATTTTGGACTATTTAATTGAACATTGTTAAATGGGAGTAAATGGTTATTATAAAATCCTGAATATGCTGAGGCTGAGAAACCCAGTGTTAAATTGCACCAGTGTATTTATACTTTATACAAACACAGAAAAAAGCTTTTTAATCCCACTTTTTCAGCACAGCAATAACTGCCCATTGGGGGGGGGACTAAGTTAATAGAATTGAAGCTGTGGAACGGATAACAGCAAACTTGGATGACAGCAAACTTGGATGACAGCAAATTTAAACTTGGATTACAGCAAACTTGGATTACAGTTTGGCAGTTAAAAAAACAGACGGGTGAAAGGTCATGCACGGTCCCCTCACCAGCTGCTTCTCCAGGTAGACGGACCAGATGACTACATAGTGGCACACGGTCAGGATGAGGAAGAGCAGGAAGCCCAGCTCCCCATTGCTCATCTTCCTCACCCGCCTGTAGTAAAACACTGGCTGCCTCCAGTCCGGTAGCCCGTTGACCAGGACATCATTGTACCTGTAGTTGAGAGGAACCAAAGCGAAAGGGTGGTTCGAGGATTTCTCCGATGGCAAATTTTAGGGGTGGTTCACACTACCGTGTCTACCCAAACCATACTGTGATGGATAGTTTTTCAAGCAGTGATAAGCGGCAGAACAGCTTGGCTCAGCCCAGCAGTGATAAGCGGCAGAACAGCTTGGCTCAGCCCAGCAGTGATAAGCGGCAGAACAGCTTGGCTCAGCCCAGCAGTGATAAGCGGCAGAACAGCTTGGCTCAGCCCAGCAGTGATAAGCGGCAGAACAGCTTGGCTCAGCCCAGCAGTGATAAGCGGCAGAACAGCTTGGCTCAGCCCAGCAGTGATAAGCGGCAGAACAGCTTGGCTCAGCCCAGCAGTGATAAGCGGCAGAACAGCTTGGCTCAGCCCAGCAGTGATAAGCGGCAGAACAGCTTGGCTCAGCCCAGCAGTGTGAAAAggttgttatatatattttttaaatgctttccTCATTTTCTCCCCCCACTGCTGTGGTGGGTAACATAGGAAATACATAATAACATGTTACACTGGTGAATAACATGGTGAGAATATAATATACCTAATAATGACAGAATACTGTAATCTCCACAAAATTGTGTACGAAATTGTGAACGTGACAGACTCCTCCCACTTTCAGAAGAAAGTAGTGagagaaggtggggggggggggctgacctctgtctcctctcttcatctttcAGTACTTCATAGATGCCCACCAActatggggagagagaaaaatgatCAGTGAGGCAATAGACAGAAATGGCAATCAATACTTCAACTAATCAGATAGATTGCAGTGTATGAAAATGACTATACCTCACAAACTACTTTTACTGCCACAAAACACTGCATATAAACAGTGTTTCACTTAAACATTACCTATTCTATTTGTTGCTGGAATTTCTCTGTAAGGTGTCCATAGACTACTTGTAAGATGGAGATCAAACAAGATGAAGTTGGGCTTAAAAACCCCCGTAGGGAGTAGGTAGGGAGTGTTAAACCCCATGGGGAGTAGGgactgatattgcaaactactttaatgactttttcattggcaagataagcaaacttagggatgacatgccagcaacaaacgctgacactacacatccaagtatatcggaccaaattgTACTTTTTAAttctgtaaagtcagtgtggaagaggtgaaaaaattgttgtctatcaaca encodes:
- the LOC109871477 gene encoding dnaJ homolog subfamily C member 1 produces the protein MTSASWSLSFIAAVSILIACPRPSHSWDSDIELYDLVEEIQQNFYEFLSVEQDASSTDIRKAYRRLSLTLHPDKNKDANAETQFRQLVGIYEVLKDEERRQRYNDVLVNGLPDWRQPVFYYRRVRKMSNGELGFLLFLILTVCHYVVIWSVYLEKQLDELLSKKKKEKKKKTSSKSAEETRFIGQEKIERSHDKPHWQDILPLKLSTWLYLSVKSLPHVIQDAKQYYKDCKEMKIREKEEVEAMALAEQDATTIKEKRSKVKKPKFEFPVYEPSLTVADSANSLAYDQGTSIEEIENQLDDWLEDKKSQKKKAPEWSEEDITLLTRSMAKFPGGTPGRWEKIAHELGRSVTDVTAKVKQVKDGQTNTSGLVKLSELKAQGSSAFPGKGSIAGAGTVPDSLMTQREDPQPPAAAMTEGTEYRGVADEEEGIQSGGVRRRGKKTGGGRAGVEAKGHRQRDFDYTAAAEKDSGEEQSPPPSSVPQPSKEKATAETDDVWTQNQQKLLELALQQYPRGTTERWDWIAKVVPGKRKEECMIRYKLLAELVLKRKQAKS